One Brevibacillus choshinensis genomic window carries:
- a CDS encoding VanW family protein: MKPITRSRWRIAAGVCYYRWKRHAQWLFGKKKYARKRSAELLPHVHFRHQTILLRQLQDVEMWMQHNKVTNLRIAAGRLNQVTILPGETFSYWRLIGKPTRKKGYLDGMLLSHGKVTAGVGGGLCQLSNLLYWMTLHTPLTVTERHRHSYDVFPDSGRTQPFGSGATCFYNYLDLQIANVTKSTFQLHVYVTDSHLVGEWRSDMPPTRRYEIVEKEQAIRPSLWGGYERSNRLYRNVFSLDGEWLDEEWVTENRAMMMYEPLLPEAQSHASGQN; the protein is encoded by the coding sequence ATGAAGCCGATCACTCGCAGCAGATGGCGAATCGCGGCTGGCGTCTGCTATTATCGGTGGAAGCGGCATGCGCAGTGGCTCTTCGGAAAAAAGAAGTATGCAAGAAAAAGAAGCGCTGAGCTTCTGCCCCATGTTCATTTTCGCCATCAGACGATCTTGCTGCGGCAGCTGCAGGACGTGGAGATGTGGATGCAGCACAACAAGGTAACCAATTTGCGTATCGCTGCGGGTCGGCTGAATCAGGTCACGATCCTGCCAGGCGAGACGTTTTCCTATTGGCGATTGATAGGCAAGCCCACACGGAAAAAAGGCTATCTGGACGGGATGCTGCTGTCGCACGGCAAAGTCACGGCGGGAGTGGGCGGAGGGCTGTGCCAGTTGTCCAATTTGCTGTACTGGATGACCCTGCACACGCCGCTGACCGTCACCGAACGCCATCGGCACAGCTACGACGTTTTCCCTGATTCCGGGCGTACACAGCCGTTTGGAAGCGGAGCGACCTGCTTTTACAACTATCTGGATCTGCAGATCGCCAATGTGACCAAGAGCACATTTCAGCTGCATGTATACGTGACCGACTCGCATTTGGTCGGGGAATGGCGATCGGACATGCCGCCGACACGAAGGTATGAGATCGTAGAGAAAGAACAAGCGATTAGGCCGTCCTTGTGGGGTGGATATGAGCGCTCTAATCGGCTGTACCGCAACGTGTTTTCCCTGGATGGGGAATGGCTGGATGAGGAATGGGTGACGGAAAATCGAGCGATGATGATGTATGAGCCCCTATTGCCAGAAGCGCAATCCCATGCGAGCGGACAAAATTAG
- the pcrA gene encoding DNA helicase PcrA, protein MSSVDRIVSGLNPEQREAVLTTEGPVLILAGAGSGKTKVLTQRIAYLISVKQVAPWSILAITFTNKAAREMQNRVAGLIGGAAAQDAWLSTFHSLCVRILRRDIDRLGISRSFSILDAGDQLSVVKQCLKDLNIDPKQYEPRSILAAISTAKNELTDPETFAKLAGDPFSQVAAKVYEAYQKKLKNNQSLDFDDLIMTTVRLFKEVPEVLEFYQKKFRYIHVDEYQDTNRAQYLLISMLADKYRNVCCVGDADQSIYKWRGADISIILNFEKDYPEAKMIKLEQNYRSTKTILQAANQVIANNKLRKEKKLWTDNAGGEKISCFQGDSEHDEAYFIVDSIRRQMSQYKRYDKFAVLYRTNAQSRVVEEVFIKSNIPYTIVGGTKFYDRKEIKDILAYLRLISNPDDDISLARIINVPKRNIGDTTVDKLQAYANANGQSLFQAIQEAGYMGLPARTTNAILSFNDLITSLMQMTDYLSVTELVEEVLKRSGYRESLKEDKTLEAQARLENIEEFLSVTQEFERKNEDKSLLAFLTDLALVADIDSLDGEDDKQEASAEGQVVLMTLHSAKGLEFPVVYLVGMEEGVFPHSRSLFDESEMEEERRLAYVGITRAEERLFMTCARMRTLFGRTNVNAPSRFLQEIPAELLDGSPVADRGYGGGGGGGFGQRDAARSPFGTGGYQAGAAPRVGMAQRTAATAGSPFARPAAQAGSKLPGHGAAAGLDWKVGDKVKHGKWGTGTVVKVKGAGDDMELDIAFPSPTGIKKLLAKFAPIERG, encoded by the coding sequence ATGTCTTCTGTTGATCGTATCGTATCAGGTTTAAACCCCGAGCAGCGAGAAGCTGTTCTGACTACAGAAGGGCCCGTATTGATTCTGGCCGGAGCGGGCAGTGGCAAGACAAAGGTTCTCACCCAACGAATTGCCTATCTCATTAGTGTGAAGCAAGTAGCGCCGTGGAGCATCCTGGCGATTACGTTTACGAATAAAGCGGCACGTGAAATGCAAAACCGCGTGGCGGGCCTCATCGGGGGAGCGGCGGCGCAGGATGCCTGGCTGTCGACCTTTCACTCCTTGTGCGTACGCATCTTGCGCCGGGATATTGACCGTTTGGGGATCAGCCGCAGCTTTTCCATCCTGGATGCGGGAGATCAGCTGTCAGTCGTAAAGCAGTGCTTGAAGGATCTGAATATCGATCCGAAGCAATACGAGCCGCGCTCCATTTTGGCGGCGATCAGCACGGCGAAGAACGAACTGACAGATCCGGAGACCTTTGCAAAACTGGCGGGAGATCCATTTTCACAGGTAGCGGCCAAGGTCTACGAGGCGTATCAGAAAAAGCTGAAAAACAACCAGTCGCTGGACTTTGACGATCTGATCATGACGACCGTGCGTCTGTTTAAAGAAGTGCCGGAAGTGCTGGAATTCTATCAGAAAAAATTCCGCTACATCCATGTCGATGAGTATCAGGATACCAACCGCGCCCAGTATCTGCTGATTTCCATGCTGGCAGACAAGTACCGCAACGTCTGCTGCGTGGGGGATGCGGATCAGAGCATTTACAAATGGCGCGGGGCAGATATTTCCATCATTTTAAACTTTGAAAAAGACTATCCCGAAGCGAAAATGATTAAACTGGAGCAAAACTATCGTTCCACGAAAACGATCCTGCAAGCAGCCAACCAGGTGATCGCCAACAACAAGCTGCGCAAGGAAAAGAAGCTGTGGACGGATAATGCAGGCGGCGAAAAAATCAGCTGCTTCCAGGGGGATTCGGAGCATGACGAGGCGTACTTCATCGTCGATTCGATCCGCAGACAGATGTCCCAGTACAAGCGCTACGACAAGTTTGCCGTCCTGTACCGGACCAACGCCCAATCCCGTGTGGTGGAGGAAGTGTTCATCAAATCGAACATCCCATACACCATCGTAGGCGGCACCAAGTTCTACGACAGAAAAGAGATCAAGGACATTCTCGCTTACCTGCGTTTGATTTCCAACCCGGACGATGACATCAGTCTGGCTCGCATCATCAATGTACCGAAACGAAATATCGGGGATACGACTGTAGACAAGCTGCAGGCGTACGCCAATGCAAACGGACAGTCTCTCTTCCAGGCCATTCAGGAAGCGGGATACATGGGGCTGCCCGCACGCACCACCAATGCGATCCTGTCCTTTAACGATCTCATCACGAGCTTGATGCAGATGACGGACTACCTCAGTGTCACCGAACTGGTGGAAGAGGTGCTCAAGCGATCAGGATACCGTGAATCGCTGAAAGAAGACAAAACCTTGGAAGCGCAGGCTCGCCTGGAGAATATCGAAGAGTTTCTCTCCGTTACCCAGGAGTTCGAGCGCAAAAACGAAGACAAGAGCTTGCTCGCGTTCCTGACCGATTTGGCACTCGTGGCAGACATCGATTCACTGGACGGGGAGGATGACAAGCAGGAAGCTTCCGCTGAAGGCCAGGTCGTTCTGATGACCTTGCACAGCGCCAAGGGACTGGAGTTTCCGGTCGTTTATCTCGTAGGCATGGAGGAGGGAGTCTTTCCGCACAGCCGCTCGCTGTTTGACGAGTCCGAGATGGAAGAGGAGCGCCGCCTCGCCTACGTGGGGATTACGAGGGCGGAAGAACGACTATTCATGACCTGCGCGCGGATGCGTACGTTGTTTGGTCGGACGAATGTCAATGCGCCTTCCCGATTCCTGCAGGAAATTCCCGCTGAGCTGCTCGACGGCAGCCCTGTTGCTGACAGAGGCTACGGTGGCGGGGGAGGCGGCGGTTTCGGTCAACGTGATGCAGCCCGCTCTCCTTTTGGCACAGGTGGCTATCAGGCAGGAGCAGCCCCTCGCGTAGGGATGGCTCAGCGCACTGCTGCGACAGCCGGATCTCCATTTGCTCGTCCAGCAGCCCAGGCAGGCAGCAAACTGCCGGGGCATGGCGCGGCAGCAGGTTTGGATTGGAAAGTGGGAGACAAAGTAAAGCATGGCAAGTGGGGCACAGGGACAGTCGTCAAAGTGAAAGGAGCCGGCGACGACATGGAGCTGGACATTGCGTTCCCGAGCCCGACCGGCATCAAAAAGCTGTTGGCCAAATTTGCGCCGATTGAACGGGGATAA
- the ligA gene encoding NAD-dependent DNA ligase LigA, with protein MDRLTAETKMKELAKRIERHNRLYHEEDRPEITDQEYDQLMRDLRELENSFPELVAADSPTQRVGGEPLPFFEKVVHKTPMLSLGNAFNEEDLRDFDRRVRQAVGNQAVRYVGELKIDGLAVSLHYENGVFVRGATRGDGTTGEDITQNLRTIRSIPLRLTRPLSLEVRGEAYMSKGAFERLNKEREERGEALFANPRNSAAGSLRQLDPKIAASRQLDTFIYGIGELQGETVESHSEGLNLLETLGFAVNPERRVFDNIEDLIAFIAGWTEKRPSLPYEIDGMVIKVDSYAQQQELGFTAKSPRWAIAYKFPAEEAITVLEGIEVSVGRTGAVTPTALLKPVSLAGTTVKRASLHNEDIIREKGLMIGDHVVVKKAGDIIPEIIAVLPERRTGDEKPFSMPSHCPECGSDLVRLEEEVALRCINPMCPALIREGMIHFVSRTAMNIDGLGEKVVAQLFNDGIIHSVADLYYLHLQRDVLLGMERMGEKSVDNLLAAIEASKQNSLERVLFGLGIRLVGAKAARVIAEHFGTMDAIMQASEEDLTQIDEIGPKMAASLVNYFEQPQAKAVIERLRAAGVNMEYKGLRIEGGADLPFAGKTIVLTGTLAQMSRQEAEEAIARLGGKVTGSVSKKTDLVIAGEKAGSKLEKAEKLGVAVMDEAGFLEVLGSNS; from the coding sequence ATGGATCGACTGACGGCGGAAACAAAAATGAAAGAATTAGCGAAACGAATTGAGCGGCATAATCGTCTTTACCATGAAGAGGATCGGCCTGAGATCACAGACCAGGAATACGATCAATTGATGCGGGATTTGCGAGAGCTGGAAAACAGCTTTCCGGAACTGGTCGCAGCGGATTCCCCGACCCAGCGCGTGGGCGGGGAGCCTCTCCCTTTCTTTGAAAAGGTGGTACATAAAACGCCGATGCTCAGCTTGGGCAATGCCTTCAATGAGGAGGACCTGCGGGATTTTGACCGTCGTGTCCGCCAGGCAGTCGGCAATCAGGCAGTGCGCTATGTGGGTGAGCTCAAGATCGATGGACTCGCTGTCTCGCTACATTATGAAAACGGCGTGTTTGTACGGGGGGCTACTCGCGGGGACGGAACGACGGGTGAAGACATTACCCAAAACCTCCGAACCATTCGCTCCATTCCCCTTCGTTTGACGAGACCGCTCTCACTGGAGGTTCGCGGCGAGGCGTACATGTCCAAAGGCGCGTTTGAGAGGCTGAACAAGGAGCGCGAGGAACGGGGCGAAGCTCTTTTTGCCAATCCGCGCAACTCTGCAGCGGGCTCATTGCGACAGCTGGATCCCAAGATTGCCGCTTCCCGTCAGCTGGATACGTTCATTTACGGCATCGGGGAACTACAGGGAGAAACAGTCGAGTCTCATAGCGAAGGTCTGAACCTGCTGGAAACATTGGGCTTTGCCGTCAATCCCGAACGTCGTGTGTTCGACAACATCGAAGACCTGATCGCGTTTATTGCCGGATGGACGGAAAAACGGCCAAGTCTGCCGTACGAGATCGATGGCATGGTGATCAAGGTGGACAGCTACGCACAGCAGCAGGAGCTCGGATTTACCGCCAAAAGCCCGCGTTGGGCCATTGCGTATAAGTTTCCTGCAGAAGAGGCGATTACGGTGCTGGAAGGCATCGAGGTATCGGTGGGGCGTACGGGTGCGGTCACGCCAACGGCTCTGCTGAAGCCTGTGAGCCTGGCAGGAACAACGGTCAAGCGGGCTTCCCTGCACAACGAGGACATCATTCGGGAAAAAGGATTGATGATTGGCGATCACGTTGTCGTCAAAAAAGCGGGTGACATCATACCGGAAATTATTGCGGTGCTCCCGGAGCGCCGCACAGGGGACGAGAAGCCATTTTCCATGCCGAGCCATTGCCCGGAGTGCGGCAGTGATCTCGTCCGTCTGGAAGAGGAAGTGGCACTGCGCTGCATCAATCCAATGTGCCCTGCCTTGATTCGTGAAGGCATGATTCACTTCGTGTCCCGTACTGCCATGAACATCGATGGACTCGGTGAAAAAGTAGTGGCGCAGCTGTTTAACGATGGCATCATTCACAGTGTGGCAGATCTCTACTATTTGCATTTGCAGCGTGATGTGCTGCTCGGCATGGAGCGGATGGGCGAAAAGTCGGTCGACAACCTGCTGGCCGCAATCGAAGCCAGCAAGCAAAACTCACTGGAGCGAGTCCTGTTCGGCTTGGGAATTCGTCTGGTGGGTGCAAAGGCAGCGCGGGTCATCGCGGAGCATTTTGGCACCATGGATGCGATTATGCAGGCGAGCGAGGAAGATTTGACTCAAATCGACGAGATCGGTCCGAAGATGGCGGCTAGCTTGGTCAATTACTTCGAGCAGCCGCAGGCAAAAGCCGTCATTGAACGGCTGAGGGCAGCTGGAGTGAATATGGAATACAAGGGCTTGCGTATCGAGGGCGGAGCCGATTTGCCTTTCGCCGGCAAAACGATCGTGCTCACAGGTACGCTGGCGCAAATGTCGCGTCAGGAAGCCGAAGAGGCAATCGCGCGTCTGGGCGGCAAAGTGACGGGCAGTGTTAGTAAAAAAACGGATCTGGTCATTGCGGGTGAAAAGGCGGGCTCCAAGCTGGAGAAGGCTGAAAAGCTGGGGGTAGCTGTGATGGATGAAGCTGGCTTCCTGGAAGTATTGGGGAGCAACAGCTAA
- a CDS encoding WD40/YVTN/BNR-like repeat-containing protein: protein MKGFLRVGYGAMVLVFLAGCGVTGQQSKPAPPSVTAAALKGDLTYQDVLERGETVHNLAMTADAERIWVGTHSGLYSSTPGGLWSLLSTQLEQHDIAGWYVDPKDPHQIFAAGSAGVLRSVDGGKQWETIGKGLPAAADIRSFAGIREGEQIRLFAFVSGEGIYQSVDSGEQWSLWQPMDQEVFSMDFDPEENRLYVAAQFSLLYNENGEWKTEVLPGAQQIYSLSVDRRTGVLAVATEQGIFEKNNGEWRLLDARSPEKLIMISSGEGDTKWVGVGESALIYKLSDNKWVKWN, encoded by the coding sequence ATGAAAGGCTTCCTACGAGTGGGATACGGAGCAATGGTTTTGGTATTCTTGGCAGGCTGCGGAGTCACCGGGCAGCAGAGTAAACCGGCTCCACCATCCGTGACGGCAGCAGCTCTAAAGGGTGACCTAACGTATCAGGATGTTTTGGAAAGAGGAGAAACCGTGCACAATCTGGCGATGACTGCAGATGCTGAGCGGATTTGGGTGGGAACCCATTCGGGCTTGTACAGTTCCACTCCTGGAGGACTGTGGAGCCTCTTATCGACCCAGCTCGAGCAGCATGACATCGCAGGCTGGTATGTCGATCCCAAAGACCCTCATCAAATATTTGCAGCAGGCAGCGCAGGTGTACTTCGCTCCGTAGATGGCGGAAAGCAGTGGGAGACGATCGGAAAAGGCTTGCCTGCTGCTGCTGATATTCGCAGCTTTGCCGGGATTCGCGAAGGGGAGCAGATTCGTCTGTTCGCCTTTGTGTCCGGTGAAGGTATCTACCAGTCCGTAGACAGCGGTGAACAGTGGAGCCTCTGGCAGCCGATGGACCAGGAAGTATTTTCCATGGACTTTGACCCAGAAGAAAACCGTCTCTATGTAGCGGCGCAATTCAGCTTGCTCTATAATGAGAACGGGGAATGGAAGACAGAGGTGCTCCCAGGGGCACAGCAGATCTACTCTCTTTCCGTCGACCGACGCACTGGCGTTTTGGCTGTCGCTACGGAACAAGGCATATTTGAAAAAAACAATGGCGAGTGGAGACTGCTCGATGCGCGTTCACCTGAAAAGCTGATCATGATCTCTTCTGGTGAAGGTGATACCAAATGGGTTGGGGTAGGAGAATCTGCACTCATCTACAAGCTTTCCGACAACAAATGGGTCAAATGGAATTAA
- a CDS encoding CamS family sex pheromone protein has translation MKAKFLTGCRLMAVFLLVAVTAGCSLLPRGGQEAGPEITTPSLSPVVEVSEDYYGSIPPYKPNQTRGMLSETKYRIDFSHLELGLMEFARDTFPTSEYLFQEGQQIKQEQVKEWIAQEKTGATNGQKKKGILVHVLEHDYLSKEKDRLGQLEGIVLGLSLSPEYQDATGQDKMYTTQELQAKGQQLAARIVQSVRVNTPTVPMVILLYQVPEANSSLVPGRFIMSGTVNANEAAISKWQPIEEEYYLFPSTDLEKKYPQQSLQFDKLMRQSQSYFGEYIGMTGVGRFMGGKMTELTITATAEYDSRTEVLQFTQFAAGSIDQLFDKSVHVNLYVQSMNKPLSIYIRPSTGEPYMHIYRQ, from the coding sequence ATGAAAGCGAAGTTTTTGACAGGATGCAGGCTGATGGCGGTGTTCCTTCTCGTAGCTGTAACGGCAGGCTGCTCATTGCTGCCGCGCGGCGGTCAGGAAGCAGGGCCTGAGATCACGACGCCATCCTTGTCGCCGGTCGTGGAAGTTTCCGAAGATTACTACGGGAGTATCCCTCCTTACAAGCCTAACCAGACGCGCGGAATGCTGAGCGAGACGAAGTACCGCATCGATTTCAGCCATTTGGAGCTGGGATTGATGGAGTTTGCCCGAGATACGTTCCCGACATCCGAATACCTGTTCCAGGAAGGGCAGCAGATCAAGCAAGAGCAGGTCAAGGAATGGATCGCCCAGGAAAAGACGGGTGCTACCAACGGACAAAAGAAAAAAGGGATTCTGGTGCACGTGCTGGAGCATGATTACCTCAGCAAGGAAAAGGATCGCTTGGGGCAATTGGAAGGCATCGTTCTGGGGCTGTCGCTTTCGCCTGAATATCAGGATGCGACAGGCCAGGATAAAATGTACACGACGCAGGAACTGCAGGCAAAGGGTCAGCAGCTGGCGGCACGCATCGTCCAATCGGTTCGTGTGAATACCCCGACTGTACCCATGGTGATTTTGCTGTATCAGGTTCCAGAAGCGAATTCCTCTCTCGTGCCAGGTCGCTTCATCATGTCGGGGACGGTCAATGCAAACGAAGCAGCCATCTCCAAGTGGCAGCCGATTGAAGAGGAATACTACTTGTTCCCGAGCACGGATTTGGAGAAGAAGTACCCTCAGCAGTCCTTGCAGTTCGACAAGCTGATGCGTCAGTCCCAATCGTACTTTGGGGAGTATATCGGGATGACAGGCGTAGGGAGATTCATGGGTGGAAAGATGACAGAGCTGACCATTACGGCAACCGCCGAGTATGACTCCCGTACCGAGGTGCTGCAGTTCACCCAATTCGCTGCAGGCAGCATCGATCAATTGTTTGACAAGAGCGTGCACGTCAATCTGTACGTTCAATCGATGAACAAGCCGCTGTCGATCTACATCCGACCGTCCACCGGCGAACCGTATATGCATATTTACAGGCAGTAA